The Cloacibacillus sp. An23 genome includes a window with the following:
- a CDS encoding SMI1/KNR4 family protein encodes MYLELVNSYKTTRKYGEDIKPRLPVSETQITEAEERLGISFPPELRAILLEMDGDCNFLLALEEIIEYNEAMPSEWWFAGAKPLFIATDGSGGLYGYAVKDGGAENSKLVFWDHETGEISDCEGASSDSLYELIKQFYDVSFSEFLDGVRP; translated from the coding sequence ATGTACTTGGAATTGGTGAACAGTTATAAGACGACAAGAAAGTACGGCGAAGATATAAAGCCGCGTCTTCCAGTGAGCGAAACACAGATAACCGAGGCGGAGGAGCGTCTCGGCATCTCATTTCCTCCGGAACTGCGCGCCATACTCCTGGAAATGGACGGCGACTGCAACTTTCTGTTAGCGCTGGAAGAGATTATCGAATACAACGAGGCTATGCCCTCTGAGTGGTGGTTCGCCGGAGCGAAGCCGCTCTTCATCGCTACAGATGGCTCTGGCGGCCTTTACGGCTATGCAGTGAAGGACGGCGGCGCGGAAAACTCAAAGCTCGTTTTCTGGGATCACGAGACGGGCGAAATTTCAGACTGTGAAGGCGCGTCCTCTGATTCTCTCTATGAATTGATAAAGCAGTTTTACGATGTCAGCTTCAGCGAATTTTTGGACGGCGTCAGGCCTTAA
- a CDS encoding V-type ATP synthase subunit E family protein, whose protein sequence is MSLAQITEKIRNDAQKEADEILSKAKAQAGSITGKAEKECGEIKAGFDARFEAERPEIIKRGEIVANIDVSKMMLRAKRDLIDDVYRGALEKMKELPEDRYLSFCSALLDGGVTAKDEEVVVGNGEKYIDAAWIDSYNSAHGTKLSLSDEKAGISGGFILRRGRISVNCSWEMLLKVSQEKQESDVVKRLFPSA, encoded by the coding sequence ATGTCTTTAGCTCAGATTACGGAAAAGATCAGGAACGACGCTCAGAAAGAGGCGGACGAGATCCTTTCTAAGGCCAAGGCTCAGGCCGGCTCCATAACAGGCAAGGCTGAGAAGGAGTGCGGCGAGATAAAGGCAGGATTCGACGCCCGTTTTGAAGCGGAACGTCCCGAGATCATAAAACGCGGTGAAATTGTCGCCAATATAGACGTGAGCAAGATGATGCTGCGCGCCAAGCGCGATCTCATCGACGACGTGTACCGCGGCGCGCTCGAAAAAATGAAAGAGCTCCCGGAGGACCGGTACCTCTCCTTCTGCTCCGCCCTTCTGGACGGAGGCGTGACTGCCAAGGACGAAGAGGTAGTGGTTGGAAACGGAGAGAAGTATATCGACGCGGCGTGGATAGATTCTTACAACTCCGCTCACGGGACGAAGCTTTCCCTCTCGGATGAAAAGGCCGGCATATCGGGCGGCTTCATACTCAGGAGAGGCAGAATCAGCGTGAACTGTTCATGGGAGATGCTGCTTAAAGTTTCCCAGGAAAAACAGGAATCTGACGTTGTAAAGCGTTTGTTCCCGTCGGCGTGA
- a CDS encoding V-type ATPase subunit, with protein sequence MSYKEAYGYAVARIRAMELRLLDASVFTRLLDADDTASVMKILGETSYAAALTSVSGDGGFDKVLETVLHDTYEEINSFAPQKELVALLRLPYDFSNAKVMLKSVFSVRSGGKKRWDLLTSLGSYPVDKLISDVETEDYQLLPFGLNTLFPKCLSVWEQSRDVLETERLLDKQMFAVMLEQAEKLAVPEVVDWVKIRIDGENIRSLVRLKRFGFDAGRAQSFLHDGGNIDLATLAQMLPEPFETWGRMIDYSDLAGLFSSIDAGASFADVTMNLERELDDFYLRTVLGSRYSSSAPCNVIAYLWAKELEVKNIRMIAVSKANAKDGGQVRRLLRNVGA encoded by the coding sequence ATGTCATATAAGGAGGCTTACGGATATGCTGTGGCGCGAATACGCGCTATGGAGCTTCGCCTTCTTGACGCCTCTGTCTTCACAAGGCTGCTGGACGCCGATGATACGGCCTCCGTTATGAAAATCCTTGGGGAGACCTCCTACGCGGCAGCGCTGACATCGGTCTCGGGCGACGGAGGCTTCGACAAGGTCCTCGAAACGGTGCTGCACGACACCTACGAGGAGATCAACTCGTTCGCTCCGCAGAAGGAGCTCGTCGCCCTGCTTAGGCTGCCGTACGACTTCAGCAACGCAAAAGTCATGCTGAAGAGCGTTTTCAGCGTAAGGAGCGGAGGAAAGAAGCGGTGGGACCTTCTCACATCGCTGGGTTCGTACCCTGTCGACAAGCTTATCTCCGACGTGGAGACCGAGGACTATCAGCTCCTTCCGTTCGGGCTCAACACGCTCTTCCCGAAATGCCTTTCAGTCTGGGAACAGAGCAGGGATGTGCTAGAGACGGAACGCCTCCTCGACAAGCAGATGTTCGCGGTGATGCTGGAGCAGGCCGAGAAGCTGGCTGTGCCGGAGGTCGTCGATTGGGTCAAGATCAGGATTGACGGCGAGAACATCCGTTCGCTGGTGAGGCTGAAGCGCTTCGGCTTCGACGCCGGACGCGCGCAGTCATTCCTCCACGACGGCGGAAACATAGATCTCGCAACTCTTGCTCAAATGCTGCCCGAGCCCTTTGAGACGTGGGGGAGGATGATAGATTACTCCGACCTTGCCGGACTCTTTTCCTCAATAGACGCGGGGGCGTCCTTTGCGGACGTTACGATGAATCTCGAGCGCGAGCTCGACGACTTCTACCTCAGAACAGTTCTCGGAAGCCGCTACAGCTCCAGCGCCCCGTGCAACGTCATCGCCTACCTGTGGGCCAAGGAGCTCGAGGTTAAAAATATTCGCATGATCGCTGTTTCGAAGGCAAACGCCAAGGACGGCGGCCAGGTAAGGAGGCTTCTGCGTAATGTCGGCGCATAA
- a CDS encoding V-type ATP synthase subunit K, with protein sequence METILATMGEQLGQMLVILGAALAVGFAGSGSAWGIGLANEAAAGIMTEDPKKFGYALVLLALPGTQGIYGLLVAVLAMQKSGLLGGGAALTVWQGLGICFACLPIAIVGFYSAIWQGKSSAASILMIAKRPEEIGKAVILPAMCETYAVFGLLISILLLNGIQL encoded by the coding sequence ATGGAAACAATTCTCGCAACAATGGGTGAACAGCTTGGACAGATGCTGGTTATTCTCGGAGCGGCGCTAGCGGTCGGCTTCGCCGGTTCGGGGTCGGCGTGGGGTATAGGCCTCGCGAACGAAGCGGCCGCCGGAATAATGACCGAGGATCCCAAGAAATTCGGTTACGCGCTCGTCCTTCTCGCCCTTCCCGGTACTCAGGGTATCTACGGCCTGCTTGTGGCCGTCCTCGCCATGCAGAAGTCGGGACTTCTCGGCGGCGGCGCCGCGCTGACCGTATGGCAGGGACTCGGCATCTGCTTCGCCTGTCTCCCCATAGCGATAGTCGGTTTCTATTCCGCTATTTGGCAGGGTAAGTCGTCCGCCGCTTCGATACTTATGATAGCGAAGCGTCCCGAGGAAATCGGTAAAGCGGTCATCCTCCCCGCCATGTGCGAAACCTACGCGGTCTTCGGCCTGCTTATCAGTATTCTGTTGCTCAACGGAATCCAGCTCTAA
- the dpaL gene encoding diaminopropionate ammonia-lyase gives MYGIKWTDNRMPRGGGKLEIMSLRNVEAARSFHESFPQYKETPLAVLDGLAGFLGVGKLCVKDESYRFGLNAFKVLGGSFAMARYVSKITGRPVEELGYGELTSGGLKEETGEITFFSATDGNHGRGVAWAAKMLGQKSVIMMPKGSQAARFENIRAEGALTTIEELNYDDCVRKAAKAASETPGGVLIQDTAWEGYEEIPSWIMQGYGTMAMEAGEQFERSAGAAPTHVFVQAGVGSLAGAVVGYFSNKYLKDTPVFVVVESDQADCLYRSACAGDGEIRTVGGDMKTIMAGLACGEPSITSWQILKDKVAAFASLPDRVAADGMRILGAPLPGDPRVISGESGAAPLGFLYALMRGGELATLREKLKIGKDSRVLLFSTEGATDPENYRKVVWEGTCGSREDKA, from the coding sequence ATGTACGGCATCAAGTGGACGGACAACAGAATGCCGAGAGGCGGCGGGAAGCTTGAGATAATGTCGCTTCGGAATGTAGAGGCGGCGCGCTCGTTCCACGAGAGTTTTCCGCAATATAAAGAAACGCCGCTCGCGGTTCTCGACGGGCTCGCCGGTTTCCTCGGAGTCGGTAAGCTCTGCGTTAAGGATGAATCTTACCGTTTCGGCCTCAACGCTTTCAAGGTGCTCGGAGGCTCTTTCGCCATGGCGCGCTACGTCTCCAAGATCACTGGCCGCCCCGTTGAAGAGCTCGGATACGGCGAGCTCACCTCCGGCGGATTGAAAGAGGAGACAGGAGAGATAACGTTTTTCAGCGCTACGGACGGCAACCACGGGCGCGGCGTAGCATGGGCGGCGAAGATGCTCGGACAGAAGTCGGTGATTATGATGCCGAAGGGTTCGCAGGCGGCGCGTTTCGAAAATATCCGCGCAGAGGGCGCGCTCACGACGATAGAAGAATTAAACTACGACGACTGCGTGCGCAAGGCGGCGAAGGCCGCGAGCGAGACGCCGGGCGGCGTGCTGATACAGGACACGGCGTGGGAGGGATATGAAGAGATACCGTCGTGGATAATGCAGGGTTACGGCACTATGGCGATGGAGGCCGGCGAGCAGTTTGAGCGCTCCGCCGGGGCCGCGCCGACGCACGTGTTCGTGCAGGCGGGCGTGGGATCGCTCGCTGGCGCCGTAGTCGGCTACTTCTCTAACAAATATCTTAAAGACACGCCTGTCTTCGTCGTTGTGGAGTCGGACCAAGCCGACTGTCTGTACAGGTCGGCGTGCGCCGGCGACGGAGAAATAAGGACGGTCGGCGGCGACATGAAGACTATTATGGCCGGGCTCGCGTGCGGCGAGCCCAGCATAACTTCGTGGCAGATACTCAAAGACAAAGTTGCCGCCTTCGCCTCGCTGCCAGACCGAGTCGCGGCGGACGGGATGCGCATTCTTGGAGCCCCCCTGCCGGGCGACCCGCGCGTCATATCCGGCGAGTCCGGCGCAGCGCCGCTCGGCTTTCTCTACGCGCTCATGCGCGGCGGCGAATTGGCGACGCTTCGCGAAAAACTCAAAATCGGCAAGGACTCGCGCGTCTTGCTATTCTCCACCGAGGGAGCAACTGATCCGGAAAATTACCGTAAAGTCGTCTGGGAGGGGACGTGCGGAAGCCGCGAAGACAAGGCTTAG
- a CDS encoding V-type ATP synthase subunit F, whose amino-acid sequence MSAHKQRAPMAAVGSYESILPFKAIGLDVVIVTEENNDAVPQTLNKFARAGYAALFLEEALYAKFTEAVDEINEYSDISIIPVPNQSGSMNVGLRTIRRNVERAVGMDIFGDK is encoded by the coding sequence ATGTCGGCGCATAAGCAAAGAGCACCGATGGCGGCGGTCGGCAGCTATGAAAGCATACTGCCCTTCAAGGCGATAGGGCTTGACGTTGTGATCGTCACTGAAGAAAACAACGACGCCGTTCCGCAGACTCTGAATAAGTTCGCGCGCGCGGGATACGCCGCGCTGTTCCTGGAAGAGGCTCTTTACGCCAAATTCACGGAGGCCGTGGACGAAATAAACGAGTATTCCGATATCAGCATAATTCCCGTGCCGAATCAGAGCGGGTCGATGAACGTCGGTCTCCGCACGATTCGCCGCAACGTCGAGCGCGCTGTCGGAATGGACATATTCGGTGATAAATGA
- the uvrA gene encoding excinuclease ABC subunit UvrA produces the protein MEQEIKITGARQHNLKNVSVNIPKNKLVVVTGPSGSGKSSLAFDTIYAEGQRRYVESLSSYARQFLGMSDKPDVDDITGLSPAISIEQKGTGHNPRSTVGTVTEIYDYLRLLFGRAGTPHCPKCGREVHRYSVDEIIDLIFKEYDGKPLEIYSPVVKGKKGEYRNLLLKLHQQGYMRARIDGTLYWLEEAVELDKKRRHTIECLIDRMKVREDNRLRLSEAVEMALKLSDGFVLLVSDGMPDNELTEKYVCPVCEISLPDIEPRLFSFNAPVGACPDCGGLGFHMHFSPELAVNPELPLAEGGFIPWKAMKHMIQKAEKLAEKKGWDISKPFGELPREAQEALLYGSDEVLPLVFTDRHGDWEYNGKYIGLIPWIEKRYNETESENYKEELDRYRVEDVCATCKGARLKPEALAVTLGGYNIRQLTEMPVDELIKVLDGLVLGEREQKIVGVALIEVRKRLAFLNDVGAGYLSLSRRADTLSGGESQRIRLASQIGSQLTGVLYVLDEPTIGLHPRDTNRLLDTLRAIRDIGNTVLVVEHDRDTMAAADHILELGPGAGERGGELIADGSAEEIMKGNSSTALYLRGEADGTYMPHPQRRKPSSFVKVRGARENNLKKLNIDIPLNTFACLSGVSGSGKSTLLYEILYKGLRGKFDRDFRERPGRFDSITGYEPLRNIVLVDQSPIGRTPRSNPATYTGVFTYIREFFSELQESKLRGYQPGRFSFNVKGGRCEACNGDGVIKVSMLFLPDVYVKCDVCKGKRYNRETLEVKYKGLSIADVLELTVDEATEFFGAVPRIANKLKTIQEAGLGYIRLGQPATTLSGGEAQRVKLATELGKKFRGNTLYLLDEPTTGLHYTDVKKLLILLHKLVEQGNSVLAIEHNLDVLASADYIMDLGPEGGKGGGKLIAKGTPEEVAKANGPTSKYLAQFLAEIRKGA, from the coding sequence ACGCGCGCCAGTTCCTCGGAATGTCCGACAAGCCCGACGTAGACGACATAACGGGCCTTTCTCCGGCGATCTCCATAGAACAGAAGGGTACGGGACACAACCCGCGCTCGACGGTGGGCACCGTCACGGAGATATACGACTATCTGCGCCTTCTCTTCGGGCGCGCCGGCACGCCGCACTGCCCAAAATGCGGGCGTGAGGTGCACCGTTACAGTGTAGACGAGATAATAGACCTGATATTCAAAGAATATGACGGGAAGCCGCTTGAGATATACTCTCCGGTCGTGAAAGGCAAGAAGGGCGAATACAGGAACCTTCTGCTCAAGCTGCACCAGCAGGGCTACATGCGCGCGCGCATAGACGGGACGCTCTACTGGCTCGAAGAGGCCGTCGAACTCGACAAAAAGCGCCGCCACACTATAGAGTGCCTTATCGACCGCATGAAGGTGCGCGAGGACAACCGGCTGCGCCTCAGCGAAGCCGTGGAGATGGCGCTCAAACTTTCGGACGGCTTCGTGCTGCTTGTATCGGATGGTATGCCGGACAACGAGCTGACGGAAAAGTACGTTTGTCCGGTATGCGAGATAAGTCTGCCGGATATAGAGCCGCGCCTGTTTTCCTTCAACGCGCCTGTAGGAGCCTGCCCTGACTGCGGCGGCCTCGGCTTTCACATGCACTTCTCGCCGGAGCTGGCGGTCAACCCCGAACTGCCGCTCGCGGAGGGAGGCTTCATTCCGTGGAAGGCGATGAAGCACATGATCCAGAAGGCGGAGAAGCTCGCAGAGAAAAAAGGCTGGGACATCAGCAAGCCGTTCGGCGAGCTTCCGCGCGAGGCGCAGGAGGCCCTGCTTTACGGTTCGGACGAGGTGCTTCCTCTCGTCTTCACGGACCGCCACGGTGATTGGGAATACAACGGCAAGTATATCGGGCTCATCCCGTGGATAGAAAAACGCTATAACGAGACGGAATCCGAAAACTATAAAGAAGAACTGGACCGTTACCGTGTTGAGGACGTATGCGCGACCTGCAAGGGCGCGCGCCTCAAGCCGGAGGCGCTGGCTGTGACGCTCGGCGGGTACAACATCCGCCAGCTTACGGAAATGCCTGTGGACGAGCTGATAAAGGTGCTCGACGGCCTCGTGCTCGGCGAGCGCGAGCAGAAGATAGTCGGCGTCGCGCTCATAGAGGTGCGCAAGCGCCTCGCATTTCTCAACGACGTAGGGGCGGGCTATCTCAGCCTGTCGCGCCGCGCGGACACACTCTCCGGCGGCGAAAGCCAGAGAATACGCCTCGCCTCGCAGATCGGCTCGCAGCTCACCGGCGTCCTCTACGTACTCGACGAGCCGACGATAGGGCTGCACCCGCGCGATACGAACAGGCTGCTCGACACGCTGCGCGCGATACGCGACATAGGGAACACCGTCCTCGTCGTCGAACACGACCGCGACACGATGGCGGCGGCTGACCATATACTCGAGCTCGGCCCGGGAGCGGGCGAGCGCGGCGGCGAACTGATAGCGGACGGCAGCGCGGAAGAGATAATGAAGGGAAATTCGAGCACCGCGCTCTATCTGCGCGGAGAGGCCGACGGGACGTACATGCCGCATCCGCAGCGGCGGAAGCCCTCGTCGTTCGTCAAGGTGCGCGGCGCGCGCGAAAACAACCTGAAAAAGCTGAACATAGACATCCCGCTCAACACCTTCGCCTGCCTGTCGGGAGTTTCCGGCTCCGGCAAAAGCACACTGCTATACGAGATATTATATAAAGGGCTGCGCGGCAAGTTCGACCGCGATTTCCGCGAGCGTCCCGGCAGATTCGACTCGATAACCGGATACGAGCCGCTGCGCAACATAGTGCTGGTAGACCAGAGCCCGATAGGACGCACGCCGAGGTCGAACCCGGCCACATACACCGGAGTGTTCACATACATCCGCGAATTTTTCTCCGAGCTTCAGGAGTCGAAGCTGCGCGGCTACCAGCCCGGACGCTTCAGCTTCAACGTCAAGGGCGGACGGTGCGAGGCCTGCAACGGCGACGGAGTCATAAAGGTCTCGATGCTTTTCCTGCCCGACGTCTACGTCAAGTGCGACGTCTGCAAGGGAAAGCGCTACAACCGCGAGACGCTCGAGGTCAAGTACAAGGGGCTTTCCATAGCCGACGTGCTGGAGCTGACGGTGGACGAGGCGACGGAATTTTTCGGCGCAGTCCCGCGCATAGCGAACAAGCTCAAAACGATACAGGAAGCTGGGCTAGGCTACATACGCCTCGGCCAGCCAGCGACGACTCTCTCGGGAGGCGAGGCCCAGCGCGTCAAGCTCGCGACCGAGCTCGGCAAAAAATTCCGCGGCAATACGCTGTATTTGCTCGACGAGCCTACGACGGGCCTCCACTACACGGACGTGAAAAAGCTGCTCATCCTTCTGCACAAGCTTGTCGAACAGGGCAACTCCGTGCTTGCAATAGAACACAACCTCGACGTGCTCGCCTCGGCCGATTATATAATGGATCTTGGGCCCGAGGGAGGCAAAGGCGGCGGAAAGCTCATTGCGAAAGGTACGCCGGAAGAGGTCGCCAAGGCGAACGGCCCGACGTCGAAATATCTCGCGCAGTTCCTGGCGGAGATCAGAAAAGGAGCGTAA
- a CDS encoding V-type ATP synthase subunit I: protein MLSGAPARTFGELAAKIDEQKFAKLTSSMREAERELTETRAELSRLKGLQTQIVLLEKIKYPLEFFTTGTESVAGAIYGVQKNSAAAMRAKISETLGDLAEIQEIPGAEKDPSTVFAVLYRKSDSDRLLEVASEFGAARIEVPKDFTLTSAEEKERINGQIAACEAKENDIAERLTARADSALEAAREHCDYWSIVSRRLEAMESGEPTDDVLIWDLWTPRTELQKVSAAVARYEAYTEFAEVEPDDGEEPPSLLRNPSWSACLEPLTIMYGTPTYGKIDPTTHMAPFFFLFMGICFGDAGYGLVVAAILGYFLIRYQLPPTLRKFFVMMVAGMMVAVAFGAITVSWFGDSLTVFPFLSGVAPVASKIQLLNPMGDPITMLTISLVLGFVQILYGLLLAFYQNWKAGDKFAACADQGGWILLLCGLVLFGCAAGGYAPGSMLLPGKVVSILGAVVLVATQGREKPSLFGKLFSGVMSLYNVTGYLGDVLSYSRLLALGLGSAAVGMVINLLAGLVSGVPYVGIVLAVLLFVLGHLFSIAVNILGAFIHPLRLQYVEFFGKFYDASGRNFSPLNNAAQYSRITEESSAS, encoded by the coding sequence ATGCTGAGCGGCGCTCCGGCCCGTACCTTCGGCGAATTGGCCGCGAAGATTGACGAACAGAAATTCGCAAAACTTACTTCCTCGATGAGGGAGGCTGAAAGGGAGCTCACCGAAACCCGAGCGGAGCTTTCCAGGCTGAAGGGGCTCCAGACCCAGATCGTTTTGCTTGAGAAGATCAAATACCCGCTTGAATTTTTTACTACGGGCACCGAAAGCGTAGCGGGCGCTATCTACGGAGTTCAGAAGAATTCAGCCGCCGCGATGCGCGCGAAAATCTCCGAGACGCTTGGAGATTTGGCCGAGATACAGGAAATTCCAGGGGCCGAGAAGGACCCGAGCACCGTGTTCGCAGTACTTTACCGTAAGAGCGACTCGGACAGGCTTCTCGAAGTCGCGTCGGAGTTCGGAGCTGCGCGTATAGAGGTTCCTAAGGACTTCACTCTTACCTCGGCTGAAGAAAAAGAACGTATCAACGGGCAGATAGCGGCGTGCGAGGCGAAGGAAAACGATATCGCCGAGCGTCTGACGGCGCGCGCAGATTCAGCGCTTGAGGCCGCACGCGAGCACTGCGACTACTGGAGCATAGTGAGCCGCAGACTTGAGGCGATGGAGTCCGGCGAGCCGACGGACGACGTGCTGATATGGGACCTGTGGACTCCGAGGACGGAGCTGCAGAAGGTCAGCGCCGCTGTCGCTCGTTACGAAGCCTACACCGAGTTTGCTGAGGTCGAGCCGGACGACGGCGAAGAACCTCCGTCGCTGCTCAGGAACCCGTCGTGGTCCGCGTGCCTCGAGCCGCTTACGATAATGTACGGAACGCCGACCTACGGCAAGATCGACCCGACCACGCACATGGCCCCGTTCTTCTTCCTTTTTATGGGGATATGCTTCGGGGATGCGGGGTACGGGCTTGTCGTTGCGGCGATTCTAGGTTATTTCCTGATACGCTACCAGCTTCCGCCGACGCTTCGCAAGTTTTTCGTGATGATGGTCGCCGGCATGATGGTGGCGGTCGCCTTCGGCGCGATAACGGTGTCGTGGTTCGGCGATTCGCTTACGGTTTTCCCGTTCCTCAGCGGCGTCGCTCCTGTCGCGTCAAAAATCCAGCTGCTGAACCCGATGGGCGATCCTATAACGATGCTGACGATTTCGCTCGTTCTCGGCTTTGTGCAGATACTGTATGGACTTCTGCTGGCCTTCTATCAGAACTGGAAGGCCGGAGACAAGTTCGCCGCCTGCGCCGACCAGGGCGGATGGATACTGCTTCTGTGCGGTCTCGTGCTGTTTGGGTGCGCGGCCGGCGGCTATGCTCCTGGTTCGATGCTGCTGCCTGGCAAGGTCGTTTCTATATTAGGGGCGGTCGTCCTCGTGGCGACGCAGGGCAGGGAGAAGCCCAGCCTTTTCGGCAAGCTCTTCTCCGGCGTCATGAGCCTCTATAACGTTACGGGCTATCTGGGCGACGTGCTCAGCTACAGCCGCCTTCTGGCGCTCGGCCTCGGCTCCGCCGCTGTAGGCATGGTCATCAACCTTCTAGCGGGACTCGTTTCCGGCGTTCCGTACGTCGGCATCGTACTGGCGGTGCTCCTCTTCGTTCTCGGGCACCTGTTCAGCATCGCCGTCAACATTCTCGGAGCGTTCATACATCCGCTGAGGCTCCAGTATGTCGAGTTCTTCGGCAAGTTCTACGACGCCTCTGGGCGCAATTTCTCACCGCTCAACAACGCGGCTCAGTATTCCCGCATTACGGAAGAGTCTTCCGCAAGCTAA
- the rlmB gene encoding 23S rRNA (guanosine(2251)-2'-O)-methyltransferase RlmB produces the protein MEKFRKKGEKPAVREAAADGELCWGRNPVISLLEVSPERCMKVLLSETMQPHIKTKIISLCCDNGITFQNVAQAALDRLTGGENHQGTAAYLTQAKLWDADELIASLPPAPEPVMVLLCDHVQDPHNLGAMIRSAEAAGASAVLIPKRGGCLPTGTVVKTSAGASLRLPAALTGNVAQTVRKLQEAGLWVTGLDMDGRDTLFREDLPPRSAIVVGAEGNGLGTATAKACDDVRYIPMLGAAGSLNASVAAALAMFEWARSVGKIS, from the coding sequence ATGGAGAAATTCAGAAAAAAGGGCGAAAAGCCGGCGGTGCGCGAAGCCGCGGCGGACGGAGAGCTCTGCTGGGGCCGCAATCCCGTCATATCGCTGCTTGAAGTTTCGCCGGAGCGCTGCATGAAGGTGCTCCTTTCGGAGACGATGCAGCCGCACATAAAAACTAAGATAATCTCCCTTTGCTGCGACAACGGAATAACCTTTCAGAATGTCGCGCAGGCGGCTCTGGACCGTCTGACCGGCGGAGAGAACCATCAGGGTACGGCGGCCTATCTGACGCAGGCGAAGCTTTGGGACGCCGACGAACTCATCGCATCTCTTCCGCCGGCGCCTGAGCCAGTCATGGTGCTGCTCTGCGATCACGTGCAGGACCCGCACAACCTCGGCGCGATGATACGCAGCGCCGAAGCCGCCGGCGCGTCCGCCGTGCTGATACCCAAACGCGGCGGCTGCCTGCCGACCGGCACCGTAGTCAAGACGAGCGCCGGAGCATCGCTCCGCCTGCCGGCAGCGCTTACCGGCAACGTGGCTCAGACAGTGCGTAAGCTTCAGGAGGCCGGATTGTGGGTGACCGGCCTAGACATGGACGGGCGCGACACGCTCTTCCGCGAGGACCTGCCGCCGCGCAGCGCGATAGTCGTAGGCGCGGAGGGAAACGGCCTCGGCACGGCGACCGCGAAAGCCTGCGACGACGTGCGCTACATCCCGATGCTCGGTGCGGCGGGCTCGCTCAACGCCTCTGTAGCCGCCGCTCTTGCGATGTTCGAATGGGCACGCAGTGTAGGGAAGATTTCATAA